GACGAACTGATCAGCCGTCTCAAGCAGTATCCGTACGCTCGCGAGACGTATCGGCGCGCTCAGGAAGTGATCTTCGAGACGACACCATCCAGCCGTGGGATAGACCGCGCTGCCCTGTACTACTTCCACCGGCGCGCTGCCTTCGCCGGAGCTGACGGGGAAGATGCTGGCTTCCGTGCCACTGCAGACGGCCGCCGGAACGCAGCCCGGCAGTACTGGAACTCGCTCGATCGACTCCACCCGATCAGTGCCCGCCTCCAGAACACGACGCTACGGGCTCAAGACTGGCGAGCGACGCTGGCTGCGGTCCCAGACGAGGGCCACACCGTGGTGTTTGTCGATCCACCGTATCGAGGCACAGCCGACCACTACACGATCCAGACCGCTGACGGCCGCACAGCCTCTGACATCGACCACACCACACTCTTTTCGAAACTCGATGCACTCGCTACACGAACTAACGTGGACATCCTCCTAACACTTGATCGGGACACGCCACAGTTGGAAAATAAATGGACCCGGTTCTCTCTCGGCCAGACTGAGAATACTTCTGGATCTTCAGCCCAACGCTCAGATGTGCTATTAACATCGTTCACCCCAGATACAGGGACTTCCCCTAGCCCTTCTCTTGCTCACTGGGCCTGAGAGGGTTTGTACCACCAGAAGTGATTGGCATGTCGCAGGCAACACTCACAGGTGTTGATGGACAACTGTCATCCCACGAGTCTCACGGCCTCCACGACTACCTCGAGTCTGAACTCACATCCGACGAACTCGCCCAGTTGCGCGAAGCACGATGTGTCGATCCCATCGTGACTAGCCTCCCACCGCAAGGAGATGTTGCTCCCCCAGACCCAGACAAGGTCAGCGGGACGATCAAGATCAAGCCGATCCTCGAAGCGCGGACCAGCCGCGCAACGAAGCCACAAGAGAAGTGGCACGAACCGCTTCCGAGCCGTGTCACACTCACCGAGCTGGTATACACGCTCTCGACAGCCACACTGACAACTGCTCCAATCGTTTCACAGGCCACAGTTTCCCTCCTCAGCCGGAGTCTCCTCACGATAGATGCACCGCTGACACCGGAACTGACAGACATGATCGGCCGCAGCGCGAAGCTCTCGCCGGAAGCAGCCACCACTCGGCCTCACGAGCCTTCAGACTCGGAAGTCAACTGGGGCTACCTCGGAGACGTCAACGGTGAACCACGGTCAATTCCAACGCGCAACGATGGGACACCCACCCTCCCGCCAGAGGTCAAACCGATCTCCATCGAGACTGCGCTCACAAATCTCAGGGGAACCGGGGGGCATCGCATCTCACCGAGCGAGATGGACTGTCCGACATTCGAAGAGACCGCACAGACAGCCGTTGCGCTTGCTGAACTACTGATGGACATCCGGACAGCAACACTCGTTCGCGGCCCGCTCGCCGATCTCTGTGATGACCTCGGCATTGAGGTAGGCCCGTTCATCACGGATCTCGACGACGAACTCCAACAAGCCGTCCAGTCGAGTGGGGACTCCGGGACAACAGAAGCCAGCGCAACATCCGCTGACGCCTGCGGCGACGGCGATGGTGGTAGTGAGACTGAGTCCAGCGAGCAAACCGGTCTCGCGAGTTTCTGAGCAGTAGGCTTTCTTTTCCCGAAGAGTCCACAGAGCGAGAGCCACCCCACTCCGTCGTCTGAATGTTTGTACCTCCAGAGGTGACCGAGATGAGTACCAACCTCCAGCCGTCGCGAGCGACGGAGAAACTCCAGCCGTCCCCGACGGAGCTCCGGTCAGGCAGCGAGCGTCGCCGCAAGCTGCAGACCTACGTTGAGGGACTGCTCCCGGCCGACGTGAGGGCCAACGTCGACGTTGAACTCCACGAGCAAATCCCGACGGCCGCGGTCGTCCCAACGAGCGACGACGCCGTCACCCATGCTGAAAACGGGCTCCCAGAGGAGGCCGCCCGCCAACTCGACACGGACACCGACGCCGATTTCAAGATCATCATCACCGCTCGTGAGATTCCACTCGAGAATACGCCTTTCGACGATCAGGCCACCGTCGACCGTGCGTTCCAGTTCGGCGCTGCACTCCACGAAGTCCTCCACATCCTCAAAACCGCGAGCGGCCGCCAAGCCGAACTCGTCGACGATCAGGTAGCCGACCAGCACCAACCATACGTCAACCGCCTGCTAAACCTGATCGAGGACAGCGCCATCGAATACGAAGCCCGCGAGATCGACGACTTCACCGAAACCGCCGGCAATCGCCTTACGCTTACACAGTCGATTCTCCGGGAGTCTGTCGACACTGTCAATCCAGATGATCCGATCACGCTCGGGTTCCGTCGCGCCATCGACGAGGCACTCCTCGATATGCTCCTGTTCAATAGGGGGAAATTCCGGGCACTGATGAACCCGAGCGACGACCGCGTTCAGTTCCAGAACGCGGACGTTCGAACGGCGTTTCTCGCCATCTCGAAGGAACTCGCCAGCTTCGCACGAGAGGTCCGTACCTACCGGTCCGTCGGGGACGGCGTCCACGACCACGACAAGACGGCGTCGATTGACCGCGCACAGGCCGTGATCGACTTCTTCCAAGGCACCATCAAGCCACGGCTCGAAGACCTCAGCGACACCACTGACTCAGAAAGTCACCAACAACAGACACAATCGCCACAGTCACACCAGGACGCGCACGAGTCGGTGACACAGCAGGCAACCGACCGGCCGACCGTGATCGAGCCGGACACATCCGACACCGCCGAGACTGACGAAAGCGACGCCGATGATCAGGAGAGTGCTGATTCGGAAGACGTGGCGACCGACACGTCTGCGGCAGAGAGCGGTCGCGACGGCGACGCGAGCGCGTCCATCGCGTCCGACCAGTCCGACCAGTCTGCGGCAGGTAGCGACGGTGCAGCACAGGCACGCGACACCACAGAAGGCGACGGTAGCGACCCCAGTGGCGACCGGTCGAGTGAACAGGAGGCCGACCGCGGCGACAGCAAGAGCGAAACGGCACAGACACCTGCTGATAGCGGCACAGACCCGACCGACGCGTCACCCGACCAGGACTCCCAAAGTGAGTCTGGAAGCCAGCAGGCGTCGCTCACGGCGTTCAACGCTGACGCCAGTGACTCCGATGCCGACACCCGCGACAACCAGGAGAGTGCTGACAGTGCGTCCACCAGTGAAGCAGGCAGTGAGTCGGACAGCCAGTCTGACACACCTGATCACCAAGATGGCGACGCCGACAGCGATGAGTCTGGGTCGGCGTCCGCGGATCAGGCAAGAGAGTCGTCACCACAGCCCGACACAGAGGCGACAAGTGAAGCCCCCGACGCAGGTGACGACGACCACACGTCCGACGAGAAAGCGCCCAACGAGTCGAGCGCAGCGGACTCCGAGTCGGCTCAAGACACGACTCCAGCACACGACGCGACGCCGAGCGACGTGGACCTCTCACACGACGCCGACGCTGTCGACCGCGAACAGGATCGAGCGGCACCGGCACTGAGCCGCGTGGAAGACGAGATCAGCCGGCTCGACGCTGAACTGGACCGCGACGAACACGCCGACCTCTCGAACGGGCAAGGCGGCTACGGCGACATTGAGGAGATTTCAGTCCTCCCGGAGCCACCGCGTACCACTGGCACAGTCCCCTCCTGGGACGAGATCCAGCAAGAGAAGGATCGCGTCGCCGACCGGCTCGCCAACGCGCTCCGACTCTCACAACCAGACGACACTCGTCGCGGCGTATCGACAGGAACACTCGACACGACGGCAGTCCACAAAGTCGGCACCGGACAAACCGGCATCTTCGCGAGAGATATGCCGGGCGAGGACAAAGAGTACGTCCTCACGCTGGTTCTTGACCGCAGTGGCTCAATGGGGGGCAGAACCAACAGCCTGATCGGCACGGCAGTGCGCGCTGTCGGGCTCTTCGCAGCCGCCGCAGAGGAACTCGCGATGGACGTCGCGATCATCGACTTCTACGACGAGGAGGCCCGGCTCATCAAGCCTGTCGCGACCGATCTCGAGTACGTTCACGACCGCCTTCTCACCGACGAGACAAGTGGTGGAACGCCGCTCTCGGACGCGCTCGAACTCGCAGTCGCGCACACACGAAGCCAGCAGAAAGAACCACTCGTCGTCTCCGTGACCGACGGAGCGCCAGCAAGCAACAGCGACTGCATCGATGTCATCAAATCCGCACGGCTCCCGGTCGCCGGCATCCGCATTGGTGCCGAAGCAGCCGATGACCGCCTTGCAGAGGCGTTCGTCGAACACACGTGCCTTCCATCGGGGGACAACCTCGTCGACACGCTCGACCGATTTGCGGCCAGTCTGACCGGCCTCTGACGATGCTCCGCGAAGCCTCTCTCGCTGCCGACACCGTGGAACAGGCCGACGCCGACTGGTGGACCGACCTAGACGCACCAATCGCAGTGGTCAGTACTCCAGATCGCCTCGCAGCAGTGCGGCCATTCCCAGACTCGGTCGCACCAGAGATCACAACCTGGTGTATCAACGAGTACCTCAACCAGTCAAGCACTGAGCCAGTCGCGACGACGGTCCTCTTGCTCGAGAAACGCGGGGTCTTCCAGCGCCACCAACCGCTGTATCGGGCGACAGAGGCGACACGTGACGGCGGGACCGTGATCCACTCTGCGCCCAACTTCACCCCTGAATCGAAAGCTGCCACACCCGTCGATCAGGTGGTCGCAGGCTACGAGTCCGAGGACCGCTACGTCCGCACACGATACCGAGTGGCGACTCTAGACACCTCTGCACAGGAAGGCTCTACCACGCTTGCTGAGTTTTCTGCTGCCACCGACGGCTGAAGCTCGTATGGCAACACAGCACCACTCCGCTGCCTCCCACGCGTTCACCAACTCATGGCGATGGCCGACAAGCTTCGAAACATGGGTTCGAGAGAATCTCCCAGAGGGGAAAACGCTCAACGTCGCCGCAGGCCTCTCGCCGGTGGGCGACGTTCGTGTTGACCTGCAGACACCAGCCGAGATCATCAACTCGCTCGATGACGACGACCGCGTCACCGACCACGATGTTCGCGAGGTCGCAGCCGACGTGATCGCGCCCGACGCACCGCTGACCGATCCGGTCAGACAGCTTCTGGACGCAGAGACGCCACACGACTGCGGGGCCAAGGAAGCGCTCGACACGGCACCGACCATCCGCGCAGATATCTTCAAGCCGGCCCTCCCACTCGCCGATGACGCATTTTCAGGGACCGTCGCCGATCCGCCGTGGAAAGACCTCACAGCGGAAGAGGAGCAGGCGCTCGTCGACGAGCTCGTCCGAGTCACCAAGCCCGGTGGAACGCTCATGTTGAACGCGTGGTTCCTGCCGACGCATCGCTGCGTGACGATCGACGAGGTGTTCCTTCGTGCAGATACCGACCGGCATCAACACGGCACACCGTCCGCAAGCTTCGCCGCGGTCGCGACAGTCCACGCCTCTCACGCCGAGGCCGTCGCGGCTGGGACGGTCCTCTCCCCTGGCGTTGAACACTGTCCGGACATCGAGGACTTTCGCGATCGGGCCGCGATCAACCTCGCTACCGATCTGCACGTGCGTGGCAATATCTCTCCCGAAGCAGTCCGGCTCACGCCACTCGTCGACGACACCACCGCCTGTCCACAGTGTGGTGAGACCGACCTACGCCTCGGAAGAGGACCAACAGGCCTTGACCTCCTCCACGTCCTTCAGGACGTGGAATCCGACCTTCAGATTTCCGCCAAGTGAGGCGTTCGAGGTTCCAACCCGCACTCGGAGGGAACCGGCGACACACCGGAGGAACTCTCGTTTGTCTCCCTCGTAGGGCTGTGGCCCGGCCAATGAGGCCCCATCGGACTCCGTGTCATCGCCGTGCGAACCACCGCCGGTTCGCCACCCCTTGTGGTTCGGGGACGGCCTCTCACCGAGTCCGTAGCAACCGAATTAACGGGGCCACAGTCATAAACCCATTGACAAACGAGCCAGGTGTCCGCTTGACCCCCGCCTGAAGACGGGGGTATGCGCTCGTATCTTTATCAGGCATCGGCCAGCCACTCACTGTACGTGTGCACAGGTTGCGAGTTCCCTGCTCGCGCGTCTGAACTCGACACGAGCGACCCCCCAGAAGATGATACTCCCTAGCACCGGAACGTTTGTACGACCAGATGAAGGTGAGCCGATGGACAGACTGACAGGCATGCCGCCGCCGCACCACACCCCGCGCTCCAAGCCGATGTCCCTCTAGCGCTCACACGAGTTTGTGCGTGCAGAGGTGGATGGACCGACCGTCGGGGCAACCCCGAAAACCACTGTGCCTGTGCAGGCTCACAGGCGATGTTCGATTTTCCATGTCCGCAAACGCCAACTCCGACAGCACCGACGCCGAGACCAACAATGCCGACACCGACGCCGACAGCGGTGGCCCGACGATGACGATCCACGGTGAGAGTAGTGACGACGCTGAGAACCAGACCGAAGCCAACGAAGCCGCTTCCGATGGTGCCGATGCCGAATCCAGCGCCAATGCGGAGGCCAACGAAGCAGTCGACGAAGCGGCAGATGCGGACGCAGACGCCGCAGATGTCGATGCCGACACGAGTGCCAGCTCCGATGTCGAGGCCAGTGGCGCCGACAGTGATGCCGGTACCGAGGACGTCGCCGACGCAGCAGACGCCGAGGAAGGAAGTGAGGCCGCGGAGAACGCCGGTGGCGACACTGAGGATGACGAGGAGGATGGGATCGACACGAACGCCGTCCCGTCCGACGACGTGCATGTCGTGGCCGACGCATCGCTTCTTCGCGACTTCCTGGGTGTCGCGTCGGCAATCGACGACGAAACACGCCTCCTCGTCCGAGAGGACGGCATCCACATCAAACTCGTCGATCCCGCGAGCGTCGCAATGGCAGACGCCACACTCCGGCGGTCCAGCCTTGAGAACTTCTCGCCGTCCGTCGGAACGATCGCAGTCGACCTCGATCGACTCCAGAGCTACCTGAAGACTGCAGACAGCAACGACCTCGTCGATCTTCACTACGACAGCGACACGCGGAAGCTGGAGATCAACGCCGGTGGGATGCACTTCTCGATGGGGACCATCCAGCCGGAGTCGCTTCAAGAGATTCCTGAGATCCCGGAGCTGGAGTTGCCGACAACCGCTACCGTGGACAAGAGCGTGTTCAGCCGTGGACTGAGCGCCGCAGACCTCACCAG
This region of Halobaculum sp. MBLA0147 genomic DNA includes:
- a CDS encoding VWA domain-containing protein, with product MSTNLQPSRATEKLQPSPTELRSGSERRRKLQTYVEGLLPADVRANVDVELHEQIPTAAVVPTSDDAVTHAENGLPEEAARQLDTDTDADFKIIITAREIPLENTPFDDQATVDRAFQFGAALHEVLHILKTASGRQAELVDDQVADQHQPYVNRLLNLIEDSAIEYEAREIDDFTETAGNRLTLTQSILRESVDTVNPDDPITLGFRRAIDEALLDMLLFNRGKFRALMNPSDDRVQFQNADVRTAFLAISKELASFAREVRTYRSVGDGVHDHDKTASIDRAQAVIDFFQGTIKPRLEDLSDTTDSESHQQQTQSPQSHQDAHESVTQQATDRPTVIEPDTSDTAETDESDADDQESADSEDVATDTSAAESGRDGDASASIASDQSDQSAAGSDGAAQARDTTEGDGSDPSGDRSSEQEADRGDSKSETAQTPADSGTDPTDASPDQDSQSESGSQQASLTAFNADASDSDADTRDNQESADSASTSEAGSESDSQSDTPDHQDGDADSDESGSASADQARESSPQPDTEATSEAPDAGDDDHTSDEKAPNESSAADSESAQDTTPAHDATPSDVDLSHDADAVDREQDRAAPALSRVEDEISRLDAELDRDEHADLSNGQGGYGDIEEISVLPEPPRTTGTVPSWDEIQQEKDRVADRLANALRLSQPDDTRRGVSTGTLDTTAVHKVGTGQTGIFARDMPGEDKEYVLTLVLDRSGSMGGRTNSLIGTAVRAVGLFAAAAEELAMDVAIIDFYDEEARLIKPVATDLEYVHDRLLTDETSGGTPLSDALELAVAHTRSQQKEPLVVSVTDGAPASNSDCIDVIKSARLPVAGIRIGAEAADDRLAEAFVEHTCLPSGDNLVDTLDRFAASLTGL
- a CDS encoding DNA adenine methylase; translated protein: MPETPPPFPYPGSKSAYTDEIVEKVPQHTHFVDPFVGAGGVPLALPRPPGITYLADADADLIHCLKTIRDHPDELISRLKQYPYARETYRRAQEVIFETTPSSRGIDRAALYYFHRRAAFAGADGEDAGFRATADGRRNAARQYWNSLDRLHPISARLQNTTLRAQDWRATLAAVPDEGHTVVFVDPPYRGTADHYTIQTADGRTASDIDHTTLFSKLDALATRTNVDILLTLDRDTPQLENKWTRFSLGQTENTSGSSAQRSDVLLTSFTPDTGTSPSPSLAHWA